The genomic segment CGCGAGGGAGACATCATGAGCAACAAGGCCGTGATCAACACCGACAAGGCACCCGCCGCCATCGGCCCCTATTCCCAGGCCATCAAGGCCGGCAACACCGTCTACCTGTCCGGGCAGATCCCCCTCGACCCAGCCACCATGGCGCTGGTGTCCGAGGACTTCGAGGCCCAGGCCCGGCAGGTGTTCAGCAACCTCCAGGCGGTCTGCGAAGAAGCCGCCGGCACGCTGGCCGACGTGGTCAAGGTCAACCTCTACCTGGTCGATCTCGACAACTTCGCCATCGTCAACAAGGTCATGGAGGAGTTCTTCACCGCACCCTTCCCGGCGCGCGCCGCGGTCG from the Halomonas sp. 1513 genome contains:
- a CDS encoding reactive intermediate/imine deaminase, with the translated sequence MSNKAVINTDKAPAAIGPYSQAIKAGNTVYLSGQIPLDPATMALVSEDFEAQARQVFSNLQAVCEEAAGTLADVVKVNLYLVDLDNFAIVNKVMEEFFTAPFPARAAVGVKALPKGSQVEAEAVMVIGD